The genomic stretch ATCGGCAGGACGATTGCTCCAGCCTTCATTGCCGAAACAGATAACCAGCAGCCGATCAAAATCGTCCTTGTCCTGAGCAATTGAAAGGCTGTCCAAAGATTTATCATTTTGCGATTCCAGATAGTCAGCAGTGTTTATTAACCGGCGTTTTGCACGGCTTCGGTGATATCCGCCAAGGTATCCGGCGTACAGTGCAAATCACCGATCATCAGCACATCGTTTTCACGTCGGGCGTTGTTCGGGTCGAGACGGAATTGGCAAAGCAACTGATTACCGGAACGCACTTCCAGCGTGGGTGAACCTGCATTCATTTCCATGGAGAAAAAGCCATCGACTTCGCTGACGCCACGACTGGCGTGGTTGATGATGTGATGGCCCTTGAGCGGCTTGCCCTGAGGGTCGACCAAGCGGCCGAGCACGGTGACGGTTTTGCTGACAGTGATCTTGCGGTACTCCACGCCGCCCTTGTTCAGGTGATAGCTGGAACGGGCCGGCTGGATACTCGCCGCGGGCACATGATTGCCCTCGAAATCGAAGCTCACGGAACTGCTTTTGTAGGCGGTGATCGGCACAAAGTTGCGCCCCGGCTTGAGTAACGCACTGCCGCCGCTCAAATCATCGGCGCGTAGCGCGATATCTTCGATGTCCGACTCCACATCGATGATCATGCCAGCACCGTCGCGGTGATACTGGCTGGTAATGACCATCTTGCTCGCGCCGACGGCCACGGTGCTGTCCAGGTTCAAGCCACCGGTGAGGTCGTTGTTGAAAGAGGAGCGCTGTATGAATCCGTCTCCATTGACCAGGTCCGATTGCATGTTCGCCATGGCATTCAAACCGACGCCGTAGGTATCGGTAATGGCCGTGGCCGAGACACTTTGCAACAGGTGATCCTGAAGGTCTTTGCGATAGGTAATCGACGCGTTGTTATCCCGGCCACCTTCGCGGGCAGTGCGGGTACCGATACTGCCGGAGATCTGCTCACCCGGGCCGCCAAGGGCGATGTTGACGCTCAGGTCGATGCCGCGATTCCTGTCATCACCCGAACTGAAACTTCCCGGCCTGTCGAACAACGACAACCGCCAGTTGGCATCGCTGCCAAACAGACGGGTACGCTGGGTCCATCCGAGATCCACCCCTGTGCCTTCGGTGTTGCCTTCACTGTGGGAGACTCGGGCATTGATCGAGCTTTTGCTGGTCAGACGATGATTCACCGACAGCGATGAGTTACTTGTCTGACCAACAAAGACATTGCGCTGCCGCACTCGCGTACCGTCCGGTAACGTGTCGTAGAGCCGGGTCGTGTCGAGCCAACTGCGGTTGTGGCTGGCGACGATGCTGCCGCTGCCATAGGAATAGAGCCCCTGAACATCAAGTCCGGTGCCGTAATCCTCGGTTTGGTAGACGCTGGCATAAAGACTGGCACTGTTGACGATCGCCCAATCGAGCGAGGTTCCATACTGCAATGTGTCCCGCACTTGTCGCCCGCTCAAACCAAGAATGACTCGTGGATGCAGCAGAAAATTGAATGCAGCACCGGCAGTCATGTCGCCGTCGTCCTGCTCATCCCAGTTGCTCAGCACTTTGGATTCACGGCCGGCGAACAGGTTGTAGCGCCAGCGCTCGTCGTGATTGCGCCAATTGCTGGGCTTGTAGACCAGTTCCTGGGTGCTGGAGGTAATCTGACCGTCTTCGATCAGGCGTACTTCCACTTCATAGATCCCTCCCGGCAACGGCCGGGTATCGAGGGTCTGCAACCCGGCGGGCACTGCCTGGGTGTTGATTAACAAACCATCACGGTAGATTTCCACCGAGCCTTGGCGATTGGCGGTGACGTAAATCGGATAGACCGCCGGTTTCAGATTATTGATGGCCAGACTGTCGGAGCTGCCGTACATGACGCCTAGCGCAGTGTCCGGACTGGTGCCAAAGGTACGCGGCTGTCGGGTCAACCCCTCGGACGAGGGTGTGAAAAGGCCAAGGCGCAGGAAGCTGCCCTCCAGTTCGCGCTGAGTGTAAAGCTCATTCACCGAGTGATAGAGCGTGTTGTCCATGCCGCCCAGTCGGGACAATTGCATATTGATCGCCTGAGTCCAGTTGCCCAGGCTGCTACTGGCCTCAAGACCATAACGCCCACCCAGATCCTGATTCTGGCCACCGTTGAGGTTCAGTTGATTGCGCACGATCAACCCGGTGCTGCCGCCTTCAGGCAGTGTGTAGTAACGCTGCGCCTGGTCGTCTCGCTCGGCATTTTCCGTGAGGATCGACACCAGCGAGTTTTCAAGGCTGTAGTGCACCGCCAACAGTTGCTCCGGGCACTTGGCCTGGCAGCCGCCCAGCGCTACCCCTTGTTTCAGATAGTTCGACCAGGTGTCGCGTTCACTGGCCTTGATCGTGCTGTCGCCGACATCGGCGAAGTCAACGAGGGTGATACGATCGTCGCGGGTTAGCACCACCATCGCCTCACCGAGAAATTGCTGGTCAAGTTCCACGCGCACCGCCAACGGCACATCAAAGAAGTGCTCTTCGAACTCGGTCGGCAGCCCCTTGGCCTGTGCCAGCAAACTTCGAGGGGTATGGCGGTTTTCCGCTGGCGCGGCCAGTGCATTTGCGCAAAAAAGCAAGGCAAGCGCCGTCGCGATGGGAGTCATCGGGAACATGAACGAAATACTCTGAAGATCAGTGCGTTAAATCCCGATCGACAGGTAGTGATTACCCATCGACCGGGAAGAATTACCAAATAAGGAAAGACCTTATTTCATAACCGTACTTACGGAGTGACGCGAGGAATTGCATCGAAAATCACAACCGGATTGGCCGTATAAAGACCTGTCTGAGTGGCTGTTGGCTTGGCTGCGGCAATCACCAGATCAGCCCGCATGCCCCCGTTGGACTCGGCATCGCCTACCACTTCTTCAGACGCGCCGGTCAAGGTTACGCCATTGAAGGTGTAGGTCAGCGCGATGTTGTTGGCACCGTTGAACAGAGGTTGCGGACCACCTTCTACATAAGCGTTAACCGAACCGTTGGTGTGCCGAACGTCGTAAGTTGCACGCAACGGGCTCAAGGTGCCGTCGACCAGATTGTAGGCCATCGTTTCATCTTTACCGAAGTCAGGATTCACTGGTTGAGCGTGAAAAACCTTGCTTGGAATGGTGGCACTGATGTTGATTGAGCTACGAATTTCGTCTGCAGCAAACGCCATCGAAGAACTCAGAGCCAGAACAGCCAGGGGAGCAGCGAACGCGATTTTCTTGAACATCTTCAGTACCTGTCTTTTAAAAGGGTCGATGCAGTAAAAGCGACAACTGGCTGGTGACCAGCCAAACGCCGAGATGGCGTTTTGTCTCAACTTTCAAAGCCAGCAAATCATCGAACATTTATTTTTAAAAGTAAGCAGGCAAGTTCCGTCTTTGGCGTAGCTGGAGTGCTACCCAAGCGGAAAGAAAAAACAATAAAAATCAAACACTCAGCTCAACAGCCGTCAGACTGAAACCACATACAGATTCTCTGGAAATCCCATACAGGGAGAATCCTCAGTACAACTTCCGTAAGACTAATAGCACTGCCTTAATAAATAAAGGGGGAAACTAGTTAATTAGAGAGTTAGCACTAAAAACACCCGCTAGTGCAATAAGGAAATTGCCGCCTGCGCAGGATCGAGTCGTCACCAGGCGAGCACACGGCGAGCCCGGCAGATTCGCAGGGGGGGTCGATCAGGGGGGTTGTATACAACCGGCACCGCTGGTCCGGGGTGCTTGCTTTTTCTCAAAGATATATCTTAAGTTATGTCTAAACACGACGAGAGAAAGCAAAAATGAGAGACCATCATTCCCACCGCGAACACTCCGACGGCCGCGACGGCTTCGAAAAACGCCCGGGGCCGGGCCGCGAACGCGGTGGCCGCGGGCCTCGGGTATTTGCCCCTGGCGACCTGAAGCTGCTGTTGCTGGCGTTGATCGCCGAACAGCCCTGCCACGGCTATGACCTGATCCGCCAGATCGAAAGCATGTTCGATGGCGCCTATAGCCCCAGCCCCGGGGTGATCTACCCGACCCTGACCTTCCTGGAAGAAAGCGAACTGATCCTGGGCGACGCCGACGGCGGCAAAAAACGCTACGCCATCACCGACGCCGGCCGCCAGTCACTGGGCGAACAAGCGATTGCCCTGGACGGCGTGCGGATGCGCATTGAAGTCAGCAAGCGCTCGCTGCGCGGCCACGACCGCCCCGCCGAGATCCACGAGGCAGTGCACAACCTGCGCCATGCCCTGCAGATGCACCACGGTCGCTGGAGCCCGGAAGAAATCCTGCGGGTCCGCGACCTGCTCAACAATACCGCCAAGGCCATAGTCGATGGCCCGCAAGCACAATCGGTTCAGGAGAACGCGTAATGACTGAAGTGATCACCCAGACCATCCACCGCGTCATGCACCAAATCAAACGCCGCCGCCTGCAGGTACTGCGGGTAATCGACCTGACGCCGCGCATGCGCCGGATCACTGTTGGCGGGCCGGAACTGGCCGGGTTCATCAGCCTGGGCACGGATGACCACGTGAAACTGCTGTTCCCGCAAAATGCCGAGGAACAGGCGGCCCTGGAAACGCTCGAACTGGGGGCCAATAACGATCAGGGGCCAAAGCCGGCGATGCGCGACTACACCCCGCGCCGCTATGACCTGGACACCCTGGAGCTGGACATTGATTTCGTCCTGCACGGCGACGGCCCTGCATCGACCTGGGCGGCACAGGCGCAACCCGGCCAATTCCTGCACATTGCCGGGCCGCGCGGCTCGATGGTGGTGCCGGATATCTTCGACAGTTACCTGCTGATCGGCGACGAAACCGCCCTGCCCGCCATTGCTCGCCGCCTGGAAGGATTGGCCGCCAATCGCCGGGCACTGGTGGTGGTGGAAATCGAGAATGGCGCCGAGCAGCAAGAGCTCGACAGCCCGGCCGAGGTCGAGGTGATCTGGGTCTTGCGTGAAGGTGGCAAGGATCACCTGCTGGCCACCGTGCAGCAGCTGTCCCTGCCCGAGGGCCAGCTCTACGCCTGGATCGCCACCGAAGCCAAGGCGTCACGCCAGATCCGCCGGGTGCTACTGGATGACAAGGGCCTGGATCAGCAATTCGTCAAAGCCGTGGGCTACTGGCAACTCGACGACAACGAACAGTAACGTCGCGAGCAAGCCCGCATCACACTAATGAAATGGTTACCCCCGCCGCCCCCAGTGATAGCCCACTAAGCTTTCACTGGGGGCTCACCGGAGACCATTCTCATGAACAAAGTAGCTATCGCCGCCATCGACCTGGGTAAAAACTCCTTTCATCTTCACGCCCAAGATGAACGAGGTCATGAGCTTTACCGCAAAAAATTCACTCGCGTAGCACTTGTCCAACATTTGGCCAATCTCGAGCCCTGCACAGTTGTGATGGAAGCCTGTGGCGGCGCTCACTTCATGGCGCAGCAGGCTGCAAAGTTTGGACACACGGCAAAGCTGATTGCGCCGCACCTTGTGCGCCCTTATGTCAAAAGCAACAAAAACGACTTCGCCGATGCCGAGGCGATTTGCGAGGCGGCAACCCGTCCAACGATGCGTTTTGTTCCTGCCAAAACACAGGCTCAACAGGCGCTGGCCATGCTCAATTCAACGCGTGATTCGTTCATCAAAGACCGTACCGCGACCGTCAATCGGATTCACGCAGCACTCCTGGAAGTCGGGATCAGCTTGGCTCCGGGGTTCAAGTCGATCAACGAGCTCACGGCGCTGCTTGAGGCGAGTTCACTTCCCGATCCGATCAAAAAGCTGCTGATACGG from Pseudomonas sp. S04 encodes the following:
- a CDS encoding IS110 family transposase gives rise to the protein MNKVAIAAIDLGKNSFHLHAQDERGHELYRKKFTRVALVQHLANLEPCTVVMEACGGAHFMAQQAAKFGHTAKLIAPHLVRPYVKSNKNDFADAEAICEAATRPTMRFVPAKTQAQQALAMLNSTRDSFIKDRTATVNRIHAALLEVGISLAPGFKSINELTALLEASSLPDPIKKLLIRMHDHFDYLHEQIKSLDKELECQAAEDDLAARLMTIPCVGPITSSALAAELGDGKQFKCGRGYSASIGLVPKQHSTGGKTVLLGISKRGDRNQRRLLIQCARVYLMHLDRQKGVLAEWVRHLIATHHHSNHVVCALANKLARIAWAIAAHHTVFDAGPSAMNA
- a CDS encoding CS1 type fimbrial major subunit → MFKKIAFAAPLAVLALSSSMAFAADEIRSSINISATIPSKVFHAQPVNPDFGKDETMAYNLVDGTLSPLRATYDVRHTNGSVNAYVEGGPQPLFNGANNIALTYTFNGVTLTGASEEVVGDAESNGGMRADLVIAAAKPTATQTGLYTANPVVIFDAIPRVTP
- a CDS encoding PadR family transcriptional regulator, producing the protein MRDHHSHREHSDGRDGFEKRPGPGRERGGRGPRVFAPGDLKLLLLALIAEQPCHGYDLIRQIESMFDGAYSPSPGVIYPTLTFLEESELILGDADGGKKRYAITDAGRQSLGEQAIALDGVRMRIEVSKRSLRGHDRPAEIHEAVHNLRHALQMHHGRWSPEEILRVRDLLNNTAKAIVDGPQAQSVQENA
- a CDS encoding TcfC E-set like domain-containing protein gives rise to the protein MFPMTPIATALALLFCANALAAPAENRHTPRSLLAQAKGLPTEFEEHFFDVPLAVRVELDQQFLGEAMVVLTRDDRITLVDFADVGDSTIKASERDTWSNYLKQGVALGGCQAKCPEQLLAVHYSLENSLVSILTENAERDDQAQRYYTLPEGGSTGLIVRNQLNLNGGQNQDLGGRYGLEASSSLGNWTQAINMQLSRLGGMDNTLYHSVNELYTQRELEGSFLRLGLFTPSSEGLTRQPRTFGTSPDTALGVMYGSSDSLAINNLKPAVYPIYVTANRQGSVEIYRDGLLINTQAVPAGLQTLDTRPLPGGIYEVEVRLIEDGQITSSTQELVYKPSNWRNHDERWRYNLFAGRESKVLSNWDEQDDGDMTAGAAFNFLLHPRVILGLSGRQVRDTLQYGTSLDWAIVNSASLYASVYQTEDYGTGLDVQGLYSYGSGSIVASHNRSWLDTTRLYDTLPDGTRVRQRNVFVGQTSNSSLSVNHRLTSKSSINARVSHSEGNTEGTGVDLGWTQRTRLFGSDANWRLSLFDRPGSFSSGDDRNRGIDLSVNIALGGPGEQISGSIGTRTAREGGRDNNASITYRKDLQDHLLQSVSATAITDTYGVGLNAMANMQSDLVNGDGFIQRSSFNNDLTGGLNLDSTVAVGASKMVITSQYHRDGAGMIIDVESDIEDIALRADDLSGGSALLKPGRNFVPITAYKSSSVSFDFEGNHVPAASIQPARSSYHLNKGGVEYRKITVSKTVTVLGRLVDPQGKPLKGHHIINHASRGVSEVDGFFSMEMNAGSPTLEVRSGNQLLCQFRLDPNNARRENDVLMIGDLHCTPDTLADITEAVQNAG
- a CDS encoding siderophore-interacting protein, which produces MTEVITQTIHRVMHQIKRRRLQVLRVIDLTPRMRRITVGGPELAGFISLGTDDHVKLLFPQNAEEQAALETLELGANNDQGPKPAMRDYTPRRYDLDTLELDIDFVLHGDGPASTWAAQAQPGQFLHIAGPRGSMVVPDIFDSYLLIGDETALPAIARRLEGLAANRRALVVVEIENGAEQQELDSPAEVEVIWVLREGGKDHLLATVQQLSLPEGQLYAWIATEAKASRQIRRVLLDDKGLDQQFVKAVGYWQLDDNEQ